The region GCTCGACGCGACGCGTCCGATCGAGGCCCCGGTCTCCGCGATCGTCTCCGTCGGCCTGGAGCACACGGAGATCCTCGGCGGCACCGTCGCGGCGATCGCCGCCGAGAAGGCGGAGATCATCGCCGAGGGGGCGTCGGTCGTCTGCGGTGAGATGGGGGACGAGGCGTTCGATCCGATCCGGCGCCGGGCCGCGGAACGAGGCGCCGCCCTGCTCCGCGTGGGGGACGAGGTGCGCGTCTCCGTGCTCCGGGAGGGGCCGGAGGGGAGCGTCGTGGAGGTGCGCGGCCCGTGGGGGCGTTACGGCCCCCTTGCGCTCCCCCTCGCCGGGCGCCACCAGGCGGCCAACTGCGCCGTGGCGGTCGCCCTCGTCGAGGCGGTGCGGAGGCGGGGGGCGGCGGTCGCCCCGGAAACGGTCGCCCGCGGGATCGGGGCGACGCGGTGGCCGGGCCGGCTCGAGATCGTCCGCCGCCTTCCGCTGACCGTCGTCGATTGCGCGCACAATCCCGACGGCGCGCGCGCCGCCGCCGCCGCCCTCCGGCGTCTCTTCCCGGGGCTGCGGTGGGCCCTCGTGCTCGGGCTGCTCCGGGACAAGGACGCGGGGGGGGTCTGCGACGCCCTCGCCCCCCTCTCGACGGAGCTGTTCACGACCGCCGTGCCGAGCGCGCGCACCGCCGACGCGGCGGCGCTCGCCGCGCTGTGTCGGGCCCGGACCGGCAGGCGCGCCGCCGCCGCCGCGGGCCCCGCGGAGGCGCTGAGGCGCGCGGAACGCGCGGTGTCCTCGGGCGCGGCGGACGGGGTGCTCGTCGCCGGCTCCATCTATCTGGCCGCGGAGGCGATGAAGCTGACGAAAGGCGTACGGGGAGAGACCTGAGACGGGGGACGGCTTCTCGCGCACTTCGGCGGAGAATACGGGAGATACGGGACGTGGCCGAGTCGACGCTGACGATCAGAAACGGGCGCCTGATCCGGAACGGGGTGGCGCAGGCGGACTCCGTGGTCTGCGTCCGCGGGCGTGTCGTCACCTACGCGGGCCCGCCGGGAGGGGCCCCGCCGCCGTCCGGGAGGGCGATCGACGCGGGGGGGCGGTACGTCTGCCCCGGGTTCATCGATCTCCACGTGCACGGGGCCGCCGGGTGCGACTTCCTCTCGGCCGACCCCGCCGGGGTGCGGAACATCGCGGCGGCCCACGCCCGCCGCGGCAGCACCGCCCTCTTCGCGACGGTGCGGAGCGCCGCGCCGGAGGAGATGCGGCGGGCGGTCTCCCTCCTCGGGCAACTGATCCGCTCGGGCGGCGCCCCGGGCGTCGTCGGCATCCACCTCGAGGGGCCCTTCATCAACCCGGCGCGCGCGGGGGTGCACCCGCTCCGCTGGCTGCGCGCGCCCGATTTGGCCGCGCTCGACGCGCTCCTCGAGGGGGCGGAAGGCTGCCCCCTGATCGTCACCCTGGCCCCGGAGCTCCCCGGGGCGATGCGGCTCGTCGAGGCCGTCGCCGCGCGCGGGGCGGTCCCCGCGGCCGGGCATTCAGATGCGACGTTCGACGAGGCGTGCGCGGCGTTCTCGGGGGGCGTCCGTCTCGTCACGCACCTGTTCAACGCGATGAGCGGGATGCACCACCGCCGGCCCGGCCTCGCCGCCGCCGCCCTCGCGGACGGGCGCGTCGCGGCGGAGCTCGTCGCCGACGGCGTCCACGTCCACCCCGAGATGGCGAAGATGGCGTTCAGGCAGAAGGGGGGAGACGGCATCGTCCTCGTCACAGACTCCATGCAGGCCCTCGACGCGGAGGCGGAGATCTTCAGCATCGACGGGGAGGTCTTCTCGGTGCGCAACGGCGCCCCGGTGCGGGACGACGGGACGCTCTGCGGCTCCGTGCTCACGATGGGCGGGGCGCTGCGCAACGCGGCGCGATGGACCGGGAAGCGCCCGGAGGAGATCGCGGCGCTCGCCACGACGGTCCCGGCGCGGCTCGCGGGGCTCGCGGACCGGAAGGGGGCGCTCCTGCCCGGGATGGACGCGGATATCGCGATCTTCGACGAACGGTTCGACGTGCAGGCGGCGTTCGTCGGCGGGGCGCTCGTCTACGCGGCGGCGGGATTCGAAGCGGCGCACTAGGGGGGCGACGGCGATGTGCGGCATCGTCGGCTACATCGGCGGGAGGGACGCGCAACAGATCCTCCTGAGGGGGCTCTCCCGGCTCGAGTACCGCGGGTACGACTCCGCGGGGGTGGCGATACTCGACGGCGGAACAATCAGCGTCCGCAAGAAGGAGGGCCCCCTCGCGGGCCTCGCCGCCCTGCTCGGCGCCTCGCCGCTGGCCGGCCGCGTGGGCGTGGGGCACACCCGCTGGGCGACGCACGGGGAGCCGGACACGCCCAACGCACACCCGCACACCGACTGCACCGGCCGGATCGCCCTCGTGCACAACGGCATCATCGAGAACTACGCCGCGCTGCGGAAGGCGCTGCGGGAGGAGGGGCACCGGTTCGCCTCGGAGACCGACAGCGAGGTCCTCGTCCACCTCATCGAGAAGCGCTACGCCGGGGAGTTGCTGCCCGCCGTCCGGGAGGCGGTCGCGGAGGCGGAGGGCGCCTACGCCATCGCGGCGATCTCGGCGGACAGCCCCGGGGAGATCGTGGTCGCGCGCAAGGCCGGCCCGCTGGTGATCGGGCTCGGGGAGGGGGAACAGTTCGTCGCCTCCGACGTGCCGGCGATCCTGGAGTACACCGACCGCGTCGTCTATCTGGAGGACGGCGACCTCGCGCGCCTCACCCGAAACGGTATCGAGATCTTCGACGGCGCCCTCGCCCCGGTCTCCCGCACCCCGCACCGTGTCGAATGGACGATCGAGCAGGCGGAGAAGGGCGGCTTCGAAAAGTTCATGCTCAAGGAGATCCACGAGCAGCCCGAGGCGCTGCGGAACACCCTCATCGGGAGGATCCTCCCCGACAAGACCGGCGTCGTCCTCGAACTCCCCCGCGTCGACGAGGAGGCCATCCGGTCTCTGACCAAGATCTTCATCATCTCCTGCGGAACCGCCTGTTACGCCGGGATGGGCGGGCGCTACCTCCTCGAGCGGTA is a window of Chlamydiota bacterium DNA encoding:
- a CDS encoding dihydrofolate synthase → MSASAPRRMPGAAEAYLASLERFGMRPGLERIRRLLAACGEPQRSFQCIHVAGTNGKGSVCAMTESALRAAGLRTGLYTSPHLFSFRERIWRLGEPIGGEEADALAEELIPAAERIAAGPAGPPTWFEFMTAMAFLGFSRAKVDYAVVETGLGGRLDATRPIEAPVSAIVSVGLEHTEILGGTVAAIAAEKAEIIAEGASVVCGEMGDEAFDPIRRRAAERGAALLRVGDEVRVSVLREGPEGSVVEVRGPWGRYGPLALPLAGRHQAANCAVAVALVEAVRRRGAAVAPETVARGIGATRWPGRLEIVRRLPLTVVDCAHNPDGARAAAAALRRLFPGLRWALVLGLLRDKDAGGVCDALAPLSTELFTTAVPSARTADAAALAALCRARTGRRAAAAAGPAEALRRAERAVSSGAADGVLVAGSIYLAAEAMKLTKGVRGET
- the nagA gene encoding N-acetylglucosamine-6-phosphate deacetylase, giving the protein MAESTLTIRNGRLIRNGVAQADSVVCVRGRVVTYAGPPGGAPPPSGRAIDAGGRYVCPGFIDLHVHGAAGCDFLSADPAGVRNIAAAHARRGSTALFATVRSAAPEEMRRAVSLLGQLIRSGGAPGVVGIHLEGPFINPARAGVHPLRWLRAPDLAALDALLEGAEGCPLIVTLAPELPGAMRLVEAVAARGAVPAAGHSDATFDEACAAFSGGVRLVTHLFNAMSGMHHRRPGLAAAALADGRVAAELVADGVHVHPEMAKMAFRQKGGDGIVLVTDSMQALDAEAEIFSIDGEVFSVRNGAPVRDDGTLCGSVLTMGGALRNAARWTGKRPEEIAALATTVPARLAGLADRKGALLPGMDADIAIFDERFDVQAAFVGGALVYAAAGFEAAH
- the glmS gene encoding glutamine--fructose-6-phosphate transaminase (isomerizing), which gives rise to MCGIVGYIGGRDAQQILLRGLSRLEYRGYDSAGVAILDGGTISVRKKEGPLAGLAALLGASPLAGRVGVGHTRWATHGEPDTPNAHPHTDCTGRIALVHNGIIENYAALRKALREEGHRFASETDSEVLVHLIEKRYAGELLPAVREAVAEAEGAYAIAAISADSPGEIVVARKAGPLVIGLGEGEQFVASDVPAILEYTDRVVYLEDGDLARLTRNGIEIFDGALAPVSRTPHRVEWTIEQAEKGGFEKFMLKEIHEQPEALRNTLIGRILPDKTGVVLELPRVDEEAIRSLTKIFIISCGTACYAGMGGRYLLERYTDLAVEVDYSSEFRYRNPRLDRNTLVVTVSQSGETADTLASLRMAKERGCRIVSIVNVMGSSIDRESDGVLYTRAGPEIGVASTKAYTAQLAAFVLLTVHAGRIRGQMDGEEARGILAELEALPEKVARALRLEAQIREIAANYAGARSAFYLGRGFNYPTALEGALKLKEISYLHAEGYPAGEMKHGPIALIDREFPVVCICTKGENYGKMLSNIKEVEARGGRIIALATEGDDALAEIAEELIQVPPTREELSPIVNAVPLQLLAYHIARARGCDIDKPKNLAKSVTVE